The following proteins come from a genomic window of Alkalinema sp. FACHB-956:
- the cax gene encoding calcium/proton exchanger produces the protein MSLKNLVFLGLLAFIPISIAAHFLHWGSLVVFLTAGAAILPLAAWMGTATEEIAVVAGPTLGGLLNATFGNATELIIAIVALNAGLIDVVKASLTGSIIGNLLLVMGLSMLLGGLRYKEQEFQPVVARVNASSMNLAVIALLLPTAVNYTSAGIDEVTIQKLSVAVAIVLIGVYGLTLLFSMKTHTYLYDAATVEESAIEMAEASLAGESEGHQPNLPLWTFVLFCCTIGVAIESELLVDSLEEATSMLGLTALFTGVILLPIIGNAAEHATAVTVAMKDKMDLSLSVAVGSSLQIALFVAPVLVIAGWFLGQPMDLNFNPFELVAVAVAVLITNSISSDGKSNWLEGTLLLAAYAVLGLAFYFHPVVPGMG, from the coding sequence ATGTCACTAAAAAATTTAGTCTTTCTTGGGCTACTAGCCTTTATTCCAATTTCGATCGCAGCTCATTTCCTCCACTGGGGCTCGTTAGTGGTCTTCTTGACGGCGGGAGCAGCGATTCTTCCTCTGGCCGCTTGGATGGGAACCGCGACAGAGGAAATTGCGGTGGTCGCAGGGCCGACCCTCGGGGGGCTATTGAACGCCACCTTTGGCAACGCGACGGAACTGATTATTGCGATCGTTGCCCTCAATGCAGGCTTGATCGACGTGGTAAAAGCGAGTTTAACCGGGTCGATCATTGGCAACCTTCTACTGGTCATGGGGCTGTCCATGCTCCTCGGGGGGCTGCGCTATAAGGAACAGGAATTCCAGCCGGTGGTGGCGCGGGTCAATGCATCGTCGATGAACTTGGCGGTGATTGCCTTGCTGCTGCCGACGGCGGTGAACTACACGTCTGCCGGAATTGATGAGGTCACGATTCAAAAGCTCTCCGTGGCCGTGGCGATCGTGTTGATTGGGGTCTATGGGTTGACCCTGTTATTCTCCATGAAAACCCATACCTATCTGTATGACGCAGCTACGGTGGAAGAGAGCGCGATCGAGATGGCCGAAGCGAGTCTTGCGGGGGAATCAGAAGGCCACCAACCCAATCTGCCGCTTTGGACGTTTGTCTTGTTCTGCTGCACGATCGGCGTCGCGATCGAGTCGGAGTTGCTGGTGGATAGCCTGGAAGAAGCAACTTCGATGCTGGGGCTGACGGCATTGTTTACCGGGGTGATCTTGTTGCCGATTATTGGTAACGCCGCAGAACACGCCACTGCCGTCACCGTCGCTATGAAGGACAAAATGGATTTGTCACTCTCCGTAGCAGTTGGATCCAGCCTACAGATTGCGCTGTTTGTAGCTCCGGTGCTGGTAATTGCGGGCTGGTTCCTGGGGCAGCCCATGGATTTGAACTTTAATCCCTTTGAACTGGTGGCTGTAGCCGTAGCCGTGCTGATTACGAACTCCATCAGTTCCGATGGTAAATCTAACTGGCTAGAGGGGACACTTTTGCTGGCAGCCTATGCAGTCTTAGGCTTAGCGTTTTATTTCCATCCGGTGGTTCCGGGCATGGGTTAA
- a CDS encoding DUF1611 domain-containing protein → MSDLSCFASPDRRIAVLLHEGIRGTHGKTGLALIRYRPEQIAVVIDSQTAGQSFAQLTGIPWDGPIVASAAEAMAYQPDWLAIGIAPSGGALPESWFQEIHQAVAAGCSIANGLHTPMAAHPDLSPLLQPGQLIWDMRQEPPGLAVGRGAARYLSCRRVLTVGTDMSVGKMSTSLQLDRACRQRGLNSKFLGTGQAGIMISGEGIPLDAVRVDFASGAVEQLVLKFGNHHDILLVEGQGSLLNPASTATLPLMRGSQPTHLVLVHRAGQTHIRTFPDTPIPPLQNVIELYESVAFAGGSFNSAKVVSVALNTIHLSDEEAKIEIDRVQQSTGLPCSDPIRYGVDNLIDTFL, encoded by the coding sequence ATGTCCGACCTGTCTTGCTTTGCTAGCCCCGATCGCCGGATTGCGGTTCTCCTCCATGAAGGGATTCGTGGCACCCATGGAAAAACGGGATTGGCTCTCATCCGCTATCGCCCCGAACAGATTGCCGTGGTCATTGACAGCCAAACCGCAGGGCAATCCTTTGCCCAACTGACGGGAATTCCTTGGGATGGCCCGATCGTCGCGTCCGCTGCCGAAGCCATGGCCTACCAGCCTGATTGGTTGGCGATCGGCATTGCGCCCTCCGGTGGGGCCTTACCCGAAAGCTGGTTCCAAGAGATCCACCAAGCAGTCGCGGCGGGTTGCTCGATCGCCAATGGCCTGCATACGCCCATGGCCGCTCATCCTGACCTCAGCCCTCTGCTACAACCGGGGCAACTCATTTGGGACATGCGCCAGGAACCCCCCGGCTTGGCCGTAGGTCGCGGAGCGGCTCGCTACCTTTCCTGTCGTCGGGTTCTGACCGTCGGGACGGATATGAGTGTCGGTAAAATGTCCACCAGCCTGCAACTCGATCGGGCCTGTCGCCAACGGGGACTCAACTCCAAGTTTCTCGGAACGGGGCAGGCGGGCATTATGATTTCTGGGGAAGGCATTCCTTTAGATGCGGTGCGGGTGGATTTTGCCTCCGGCGCAGTGGAACAACTGGTTTTGAAATTTGGTAACCACCACGACATCTTATTGGTCGAAGGTCAGGGATCATTATTAAATCCGGCTTCGACTGCAACCCTGCCCTTAATGCGGGGAAGTCAGCCAACCCATTTAGTTTTGGTACACCGGGCTGGGCAGACGCATATTAGGACGTTCCCAGATACCCCCATTCCACCGTTGCAGAATGTAATAGAATTATACGAGTCCGTTGCATTTGCTGGTGGTTCGTTTAATTCCGCAAAGGTTGTTAGTGTTGCACTCAATACAATTCACTTATCCGATGAGGAGGCGAAAATCGAAATCGATCGCGTCCAACAATCGACAGGGTTACCTTGTAGTGATCCCATTCGTTATGGCGTGGATAACTTGATCGATACTTTTCTCTAG
- the msrB gene encoding peptide-methionine (R)-S-oxide reductase MsrB, whose product MATDKVFEVQKTEAEWQQLLTPEQFRVLRKHGTERAGTSPLDKTYEPGTYACSGCGQDLFTSDTKFNSGTGWPSFYAPIEGAIETSVDRSFFMTRVEVHCSRCGGHLGHVFPDGPKPTGQRYCMNGVSLEFKPANP is encoded by the coding sequence ATGGCAACTGACAAAGTGTTTGAAGTCCAAAAAACAGAGGCGGAGTGGCAGCAACTTCTGACGCCGGAGCAGTTTCGGGTTCTCCGTAAACATGGCACCGAGCGGGCCGGAACCAGTCCGTTAGATAAAACCTATGAACCCGGTACCTATGCTTGCTCTGGCTGTGGGCAAGACCTATTCACTTCGGATACTAAGTTCAACAGCGGGACGGGTTGGCCAAGCTTCTATGCTCCGATCGAAGGGGCGATCGAGACTTCAGTCGATCGATCGTTCTTTATGACGCGGGTCGAAGTCCATTGCAGCCGTTGCGGGGGACACCTCGGCCATGTGTTTCCCGATGGGCCAAAGCCGACGGGACAGCGGTATTGTATGAATGGCGTGTCGCTTGAGTTTAAGCCAGCCAATCCCTAG